Proteins from a single region of Chryseobacterium scophthalmum:
- a CDS encoding RNA polymerase sigma factor — protein MKHLEENFKLAKKYDRRAQKALYDLFSAKMLAVANSYTNNIHDAEDVLLNAFLKCFNKINDCKDWKSFPFWLRKIVVNDSISFIRRNKNILYTDIEVADEISEEELTDNFSEINIEEIFSKMPTGYRLIFNLYVFEDKKHQEIAEILNISEGTSKSQLSKAKKWIADYLKSKENGQKNTETVKN, from the coding sequence ATGAAGCATTTAGAAGAGAATTTTAAACTTGCCAAAAAATACGATCGGAGAGCTCAGAAAGCACTTTACGATTTGTTTTCAGCTAAAATGTTGGCGGTTGCAAATTCTTATACTAATAATATTCATGATGCAGAAGATGTTTTGCTGAATGCTTTTCTGAAATGTTTCAATAAAATCAACGATTGCAAAGACTGGAAAAGCTTTCCATTTTGGCTGAGAAAAATTGTAGTAAATGACTCAATATCCTTTATCAGGAGAAACAAGAATATTTTGTACACAGATATTGAAGTTGCTGATGAAATTTCTGAAGAAGAGCTGACTGATAACTTTAGTGAAATCAATATCGAAGAAATTTTTTCTAAAATGCCAACGGGTTACCGATTGATTTTTAATCTCTACGTTTTTGAAGATAAAAAACATCAGGAAATCGCTGAAATTCTGAATATTTCAGAAGGTACAAGTAAAAGTCAGCTCAGCAAAGCCAAAAAATGGATTGCTGATTATTTAAAATCAAAAGAAAATGGACAAAAAAATACGGAAACAGTTAAAAACTGA
- a CDS encoding MFS transporter: MNLKLRLTILSFLQFGVWGAYLTSMGNYLGSVGLGSKIGLFYAMQGIVSIFMPAIMGIIADRWIQAQKLLGISHFLAAVFLIWAGYYGMSAGENVEFSKLFLLYGLSVTFYMPSIALSNSVAYTVLVNNNFDTIKSFPPIRTMGTVGFICAMLFVNFAGIQDGNFSFNFSNESGFPSFQNSYSQFFVSGILGIILFIYSFTLPNCPVNKSDEKRTLSDALGLKAFALFKEKKMAIFFIFSMFLGVSLQITNGYANPFITSFKEIPEFANTWGSNNANALISLSQVSETLCILLIPFFLKRYGIKKVMLMAMFAWVLRFGLFATGNPGGGVWMFVLSMIVYGIAFDFFNVSGSLFVDKETDKSIRSSAQGVFMMMTNGFGATIGMLGAQEVVNHYVFSQTDPSLQLAGWQTSWYIFAGYALIVTIAFAIIFKHKHDPNQLKEVKH, encoded by the coding sequence ATGAATTTAAAATTACGATTGACCATCCTGAGCTTTTTACAGTTTGGGGTTTGGGGAGCTTATCTTACTTCCATGGGAAATTATTTGGGCTCTGTAGGATTAGGTTCCAAAATTGGACTTTTCTATGCAATGCAGGGGATTGTTTCCATTTTTATGCCTGCGATTATGGGAATTATTGCAGACCGATGGATCCAGGCTCAGAAACTTCTTGGAATCTCACATTTTCTTGCCGCAGTTTTCTTGATTTGGGCTGGTTATTATGGAATGTCAGCAGGAGAAAATGTTGAATTTTCAAAACTTTTTCTTCTTTACGGATTAAGTGTCACTTTCTATATGCCATCCATTGCACTTTCCAATTCTGTTGCGTACACAGTTTTGGTAAATAATAATTTTGATACGATAAAATCATTTCCACCCATTCGAACTATGGGAACAGTAGGTTTTATTTGTGCAATGCTATTTGTGAATTTTGCAGGTATTCAAGATGGAAATTTTAGTTTTAATTTTTCAAATGAATCGGGTTTCCCAAGTTTTCAGAATAGTTACAGCCAATTTTTTGTTTCGGGTATTTTAGGAATTATTCTTTTTATTTATTCATTTACCTTACCGAACTGTCCGGTTAATAAAAGTGATGAAAAAAGAACTTTATCTGATGCTTTAGGCTTGAAGGCTTTTGCTTTGTTTAAAGAGAAAAAAATGGCAATTTTCTTTATATTCTCAATGTTCTTGGGTGTTTCTTTGCAGATTACCAATGGTTATGCAAATCCATTCATAACAAGTTTCAAAGAAATTCCTGAATTTGCAAATACATGGGGCTCAAATAATGCTAATGCTTTAATTTCTCTTTCGCAGGTTTCAGAAACACTTTGTATCTTATTAATTCCTTTCTTTTTAAAACGATATGGAATTAAAAAAGTAATGTTAATGGCAATGTTTGCATGGGTTTTAAGATTCGGATTATTTGCAACAGGAAATCCTGGAGGAGGAGTTTGGATGTTTGTTTTATCAATGATTGTTTACGGTATTGCATTCGATTTTTTCAATGTTTCAGGATCACTATTTGTCGATAAAGAGACAGATAAAAGTATTCGTTCAAGTGCACAAGGAGTTTTCATGATGATGACTAACGGTTTTGGGGCAACAATTGGGATGTTGGGAGCTCAGGAAGTTGTAAATCACTATGTTTTCTCACAAACAGATCCTTCTTTACAGCTTGCAGGATGGCAAACTTCATGGTATATTTTTGCAGGTTATGCATTAATAGTAACTATTGCCTTTGCTATTATTTTTAAGCATAAACACGATCCCAATCAATTAAAAGAAGTAAAACATTAA
- a CDS encoding bifunctional nuclease family protein, translating to MDYKQLIIRGISYSQTQSGAYALLLEHEETNIKLPVVIGNFEAQSISLGLEKDIHPPRPLTHDLFTKFIISTNYKLVSVIIYQIVDGVFFSNINFKNSETEEELILDARTSDAVAMAVRFDAPIYTTQQVLNEAGILLELEEVAKEEETFSETVQPEDSLTSVSMEELQKLLDEAVKEEDFDTALEIQEEIKRRKKKID from the coding sequence ATGGATTATAAACAGCTAATCATACGCGGAATATCGTACAGCCAGACCCAATCGGGCGCTTACGCATTGCTATTGGAACATGAAGAAACAAACATTAAATTGCCCGTTGTTATCGGTAATTTTGAAGCGCAATCCATTTCTTTAGGCTTAGAAAAAGACATTCATCCGCCACGCCCGCTTACACACGATTTATTTACAAAATTTATTATTTCTACGAATTATAAATTGGTTTCGGTAATCATTTATCAGATTGTAGACGGCGTTTTCTTTTCAAATATTAATTTTAAAAATTCCGAAACCGAGGAAGAGCTGATTCTTGATGCAAGAACTTCAGATGCTGTTGCAATGGCAGTAAGATTTGATGCGCCAATTTACACAACACAGCAGGTTTTAAACGAAGCCGGAATTTTATTGGAATTAGAAGAAGTAGCTAAAGAAGAAGAAACTTTTTCTGAAACAGTACAACCAGAAGACAGCTTGACGTCTGTCTCAATGGAAGAATTGCAGAAATTGCTGGATGAAGCCGTAAAAGAAGAAGATTTTGATACCGCTCTTGAAATTCAGGAGGAGATCAAAAGGCGAAAAAAGAAAATAGATTAA
- a CDS encoding electron transfer flavoprotein subunit alpha/FixB family protein, giving the protein MAVFVYAENINGVYKKAAFEAVSYAKAVADQAGDTVTAISVNPTDSSDLLYKYGATNVINIKDEGLENFSAKAYAQAVSEVADGNILVFPHTTDASSVAPMLAVMKNYSLITNVLEAPESQSPFQVKRKAFSGKGFMHAKAEGTGVILTVSQNAFGVKENAVSGSEEVKNLSVANEDTKVISHEQSSGKLDLKEAEVVVSAGRGMKGPENWGMVEDLANVLGAATACSKPVSDIGWRPHTEHVGQTGKAIAPNLYIAIGISGAIQHLAGVNSSKTIVVINSDAEAPFFKSADYGVVGDAFQIIPALTEKIKALKG; this is encoded by the coding sequence ATGGCAGTATTCGTATACGCAGAAAATATAAACGGTGTTTACAAGAAAGCAGCTTTTGAAGCAGTTTCTTATGCTAAAGCAGTGGCAGATCAGGCGGGTGATACCGTTACGGCAATCTCCGTAAACCCAACAGATTCTTCAGATTTATTGTATAAATATGGAGCAACAAACGTAATCAATATCAAAGACGAAGGTCTTGAAAATTTCTCAGCAAAAGCTTATGCACAAGCTGTAAGTGAAGTTGCAGACGGAAATATCCTTGTTTTTCCTCACACAACAGATGCTTCTTCTGTAGCGCCAATGTTGGCTGTAATGAAAAATTATTCTTTAATTACTAATGTTTTGGAAGCTCCGGAAAGCCAGTCTCCGTTTCAGGTGAAAAGAAAAGCGTTCTCAGGAAAAGGTTTCATGCATGCAAAAGCTGAAGGAACAGGAGTAATTCTTACTGTTTCTCAAAATGCTTTCGGTGTTAAAGAAAATGCAGTTTCTGGTTCAGAAGAGGTGAAAAATCTTTCTGTTGCTAATGAAGATACTAAAGTAATCTCTCACGAGCAGAGTTCAGGGAAATTAGACTTGAAAGAAGCTGAAGTAGTAGTTTCTGCAGGTAGAGGAATGAAAGGTCCTGAAAACTGGGGAATGGTAGAAGATTTAGCAAATGTTTTGGGTGCTGCAACAGCTTGTTCAAAGCCGGTTTCAGACATCGGATGGAGACCTCACACAGAACACGTAGGTCAAACAGGTAAAGCAATTGCACCTAATCTTTATATTGCAATTGGTATTTCTGGAGCGATTCAGCATTTAGCTGGAGTAAACTCTTCTAAAACAATCGTTGTAATCAACAGTGATGCTGAAGCTCCGTTCTTCAAATCAGCTGATTACGGTGTTGTAGGAGATGCTTTCCAGATTATCCCTGCATTAACAGAGAAAATTAAAGCACTTAAAGGATAG
- a CDS encoding electron transfer flavoprotein subunit beta/FixA family protein: MKILVCISSVPDTTSKINFTADKSAFDKNGIQWVINPLDEFALTKAIKLQESQGATVTVLNVGDAGTEPVIRKALAIGANDGVRVNLDPKDSYSTAKEIASVAQNGGYDLILCGKESIDYNGGSVPGMVAQLLNQPFVNASVGLDVNGAEATAVREIEGGKETISVKLPAVIAGQKGLVDEKDLIIPNMRGIMSARTKPLQVVEPTSSEVKVQGVSYDSVPPRAAVKIVSPDNLDELVRLLHEEAKVI, from the coding sequence ATGAAAATATTAGTTTGCATCAGTAGTGTTCCGGATACTACTTCAAAAATCAATTTTACAGCAGATAAATCTGCATTCGACAAAAACGGAATTCAGTGGGTAATCAATCCGTTAGACGAATTCGCATTAACGAAAGCAATCAAATTACAAGAATCTCAGGGAGCAACTGTTACAGTTTTAAACGTAGGAGATGCTGGAACTGAGCCGGTAATCAGAAAAGCTTTGGCAATTGGTGCAAATGACGGAGTAAGAGTAAATCTTGACCCGAAAGACAGCTATTCTACAGCGAAAGAAATTGCTTCTGTAGCTCAGAATGGAGGATACGACTTAATTCTTTGTGGTAAAGAATCGATTGATTACAACGGAGGTTCTGTTCCTGGAATGGTTGCTCAGTTGTTGAATCAACCTTTTGTAAACGCTTCTGTTGGTTTGGATGTGAACGGAGCTGAGGCGACTGCTGTAAGAGAAATTGAAGGTGGTAAAGAAACTATTTCTGTGAAATTACCTGCTGTAATTGCTGGTCAGAAAGGATTAGTTGACGAAAAAGATTTGATTATTCCAAACATGAGAGGAATTATGTCTGCAAGAACAAAACCTTTGCAGGTTGTAGAGCCTACTTCATCTGAGGTGAAAGTTCAGGGAGTTTCTTATGATTCTGTTCCACCAAGAGCAGCTGTGAAGATCGTTTCTCCGGATAATTTAGATGAGTTGGTAAGACTTCTTCACGAGGAAGCTAAAGTGATTTAA
- a CDS encoding SDR family oxidoreductase: protein MIENKVAYITGGTKGVGYGIAKVLLQNNVSVAFSGRKKEEVEKVENELKQYSANVLGLISDVKNMDNESNAVKSIIDKFGRLDFVIANAGLGIFKPVDELSSEEWNEMIDTNLTGVFHTLKASVEELKKTEGYYITISSLAGANFFENGTGYNASKFGVVGFTQAAMIDLRKYNIKSTVIMPGSVATNFNGNIPSEKDAWKIQPDDMGNLVLDILKMNPRVLPSKIEFRATKPKS from the coding sequence ATGATAGAAAATAAAGTAGCATATATTACGGGAGGAACAAAAGGAGTAGGATACGGAATTGCAAAAGTATTACTTCAAAATAATGTTTCAGTTGCATTTTCGGGAAGAAAAAAAGAAGAGGTTGAGAAAGTAGAGAATGAATTAAAACAATATTCAGCTAATGTTTTAGGTTTGATTTCAGATGTTAAAAATATGGATAATGAGTCTAATGCAGTCAAAAGCATCATAGACAAATTCGGAAGATTAGATTTTGTAATTGCAAATGCAGGATTGGGAATTTTCAAACCTGTTGATGAACTAAGTTCCGAAGAATGGAATGAGATGATTGATACCAACTTAACTGGAGTTTTTCATACTTTAAAAGCTTCAGTGGAAGAATTGAAAAAAACAGAAGGATATTATATTACAATTTCAAGTTTGGCAGGAGCCAATTTCTTCGAAAACGGAACAGGTTACAACGCTTCCAAGTTTGGTGTAGTAGGCTTTACTCAGGCTGCTATGATCGATTTAAGAAAGTATAATATTAAATCTACTGTAATAATGCCGGGCTCAGTTGCGACAAATTTTAACGGAAATATTCCTTCAGAAAAAGATGCCTGGAAAATTCAGCCGGATGATATGGGGAATTTGGTATTGGATATTTTGAAGATGAATCCAAGAGTTTTACCAAGCAAGATTGAGTTTAGAGCAACAAAACCAAAGTCTTAG
- a CDS encoding T9SS-dependent choice-of-anchor J family protein — protein MNAQNVYSYGFDTVFSASWAMTNQSTSANATTIWSKATYTSSSTSTNSIFSSGIGGVPVGQAGGANSFALVNYSSTTGSGTISNWLISPVVNVKDGDVVSFYSRKGTDGTMDYPDRLELRYSTAATTVVPSTGPTDLGSFTTLGVTINSALAAGFVYPKTWTQYSFTITGVGSTPVPIKFGFRYFVTNGGTTGANSDIIGIDTFSVDRVNLGVNDAIAKKQLLSVYPNPTTDFLAIKTENKIGSVSVFDISGKNINVKLDGDKVDVRSLPAGTYLINVETKDGVSTEKFIKK, from the coding sequence TTGAATGCTCAAAATGTTTATAGCTATGGTTTTGATACCGTTTTTTCTGCAAGTTGGGCAATGACGAATCAAAGTACCTCTGCTAATGCAACTACAATATGGAGTAAGGCAACCTACACATCATCCTCTACATCTACTAATTCCATTTTTAGTAGCGGGATTGGCGGAGTTCCAGTAGGGCAAGCTGGTGGAGCTAATTCTTTTGCATTAGTAAATTATTCATCTACAACAGGGTCAGGAACTATAAGTAATTGGTTGATTAGTCCTGTTGTTAATGTTAAAGATGGTGATGTAGTTAGCTTTTACAGCAGAAAAGGAACTGACGGAACAATGGATTATCCAGACCGTTTGGAATTGCGCTATAGTACTGCAGCCACAACCGTAGTGCCTTCAACAGGTCCTACGGATCTCGGTTCTTTTACTACTCTTGGAGTTACGATAAATTCTGCACTTGCAGCCGGCTTTGTGTATCCAAAAACTTGGACTCAATATAGTTTTACTATCACTGGAGTTGGTAGTACGCCTGTTCCTATAAAATTCGGTTTCAGATATTTTGTAACAAATGGTGGAACTACAGGTGCTAATTCGGATATTATAGGTATTGATACTTTTTCAGTTGATCGCGTTAATTTAGGTGTAAACGATGCAATTGCTAAAAAACAATTACTATCAGTATATCCTAATCCAACTACAGATTTCTTGGCGATTAAAACGGAAAATAAAATAGGCAGTGTTTCTGTTTTTGATATTTCTGGTAAAAATATAAATGTAAAATTAGATGGCGACAAAGTAGATGTTAGAAGTCTTCCAGCAGGAACTTATTTAATCAATGTTGAAACAAAAGATGGTGTTTCTACAGAAAAATTCATCAAAAAATAA
- a CDS encoding dipeptidase encodes MQETLNYINENKQRFVDELFELLRIPSISADPAYSNDVLKCAEVCAEHLKNAGADNVEICKTKGYPIVFGEKLIDENLPTVLVYGHYDVQPADPLELWKKPPFEPYIEKTDLHPEGAIFARGSADDKGQFFMQVKAFEAMMQTNSLPCNVKFILEGEEEVGSISLGDWVNENKEKLSCDCILISDTHIYSNEQPTVTTGLRGLSYVEVEVEGPNRDLHSGLYGGAVPNPIHVLSRMITKLIDEDGQITIDGFYDNVETVSDEERAEMNKLKDNPAEFKKSIGLNDVEGEKGYTTLERTSIRPTLDCNGIWGGYTGEGAKTVIPSKASAKISMRLVPYQTPEEITEKFTKYFEKIAPANVRVKVTPHHGGMPYVLPTDTKEYLAAKNAMQTAFGKEVLPYRGGGSIPITSMFEQVLGAKSVLMGFGLDSDAIHSPNEHYGLFNFYKGIESIPMFFENYSKS; translated from the coding sequence ATGCAAGAAACATTAAATTACATCAACGAAAACAAACAGCGTTTCGTAGATGAATTGTTTGAGTTACTTAGAATTCCTTCTATTTCTGCCGATCCGGCTTACAGCAATGACGTTTTAAAATGTGCTGAAGTTTGTGCAGAACACCTTAAAAATGCAGGAGCAGATAATGTTGAAATATGCAAAACAAAAGGATATCCTATCGTTTTCGGTGAAAAATTAATTGACGAAAACCTTCCAACAGTTTTGGTGTACGGTCACTACGATGTGCAGCCTGCAGATCCTTTAGAACTATGGAAAAAACCACCTTTTGAGCCTTATATTGAAAAAACTGATCTTCATCCTGAAGGAGCGATTTTTGCAAGAGGTTCAGCAGATGATAAAGGACAATTTTTTATGCAGGTGAAAGCTTTTGAAGCAATGATGCAAACTAATTCTCTGCCTTGTAATGTGAAATTTATCTTAGAAGGTGAAGAAGAAGTAGGTTCTATAAGCCTAGGAGATTGGGTAAATGAGAATAAAGAAAAGCTGTCTTGTGATTGCATATTGATTTCAGATACTCATATTTACAGCAATGAACAACCAACAGTTACAACTGGTTTAAGAGGTTTAAGCTATGTAGAGGTTGAAGTTGAAGGACCAAACAGAGACTTGCATTCAGGACTTTATGGAGGTGCAGTTCCGAATCCTATTCACGTGCTTTCAAGAATGATTACCAAATTAATTGATGAGGACGGACAAATCACGATTGATGGTTTCTATGACAACGTAGAAACTGTTTCTGATGAAGAAAGAGCTGAAATGAATAAGCTGAAAGATAATCCTGCAGAATTTAAAAAATCTATTGGTTTAAATGATGTGGAAGGTGAAAAAGGATATACAACTTTAGAGAGAACTTCAATCCGTCCTACACTAGATTGCAACGGAATTTGGGGTGGTTATACAGGTGAAGGCGCAAAAACGGTAATTCCGTCTAAAGCTTCAGCTAAAATTTCGATGCGTTTGGTTCCTTATCAGACACCTGAAGAAATTACAGAAAAGTTTACAAAATATTTTGAGAAAATTGCTCCTGCAAATGTAAGAGTAAAAGTTACTCCACATCACGGTGGAATGCCTTATGTTTTACCAACCGATACCAAAGAATATTTGGCGGCTAAAAATGCAATGCAAACTGCTTTCGGGAAGGAAGTTCTTCCATACAGAGGAGGAGGAAGTATTCCTATTACATCGATGTTTGAGCAGGTTTTAGGAGCTAAATCTGTCTTGATGGGATTTGGTTTAGATTCTGATGCAATTCATTCACCAAATGAACATTACGGTTTGTTTAATTTCTATAAAGGAATTGAGAGTATCCCAATGTTTTTTGAGAATTATTCTAAGTCTTAA
- a CDS encoding class I SAM-dependent methyltransferase, which yields MLNKIILNKDIQNYINANLTADLHSLLLKKSPFPEVSMQEIVQQIKGKQVAQKKFPFLLQDGIIFPPQLNLEQSSSEKTAFYKSEILKGQKFIDLTSGFGIDAYYLSKNFHEITLVEQNKELLDIVQHNWIVLGKKASFIDLKLEDFLIENEENFDVIYLDPARRDQNKNKVFLLEDLSPNILEIQDQLLSISEEVIIKLSPLIDLKYLISVLKNISKIEIIAVKNDVKEIVVFLSKNYSGEIICKCINLESDEKDFSFEINAEKHSEAEYSEPQKFIYIPNNTILKAGIFNLISEQFKLKKLHPNTHLYTSEIKIEDFPGRILEMEVIDSKQIKKKEQFNLISKNYPLKPEEIKKKYQLKDGGNQYLIFTQSKKGKIILKSV from the coding sequence GTGTTAAATAAAATAATTTTAAATAAAGACATTCAAAACTACATCAATGCAAATCTCACCGCAGATCTGCATTCTTTATTATTAAAAAAATCTCCGTTTCCTGAAGTTTCTATGCAGGAAATTGTTCAGCAGATTAAAGGAAAACAGGTTGCTCAGAAAAAGTTTCCATTTCTTTTACAAGACGGAATTATTTTTCCGCCACAACTCAATCTCGAACAGTCTTCTTCAGAAAAAACAGCTTTTTACAAATCAGAAATTTTAAAAGGACAGAAATTCATCGATTTAACGAGTGGTTTTGGGATTGATGCTTATTATTTATCTAAAAATTTTCATGAGATTACTTTAGTTGAACAAAATAAAGAACTTTTAGATATTGTACAACATAATTGGATTGTTTTGGGCAAGAAAGCAAGCTTTATTGACTTAAAACTGGAAGATTTTCTTATTGAAAACGAAGAAAATTTTGATGTAATTTATCTTGATCCGGCTCGAAGAGATCAAAATAAAAATAAAGTTTTTCTGCTTGAAGATCTTTCGCCAAATATTCTGGAAATTCAGGATCAATTGCTTTCTATTTCGGAAGAAGTCATTATAAAACTTTCGCCTTTAATTGATTTAAAATATCTGATTTCGGTTTTAAAAAACATTTCTAAAATTGAAATTATTGCCGTTAAAAATGATGTAAAAGAGATTGTGGTTTTTCTTTCTAAAAATTATTCAGGAGAAATTATTTGTAAATGTATTAATCTTGAAAGCGATGAAAAAGATTTTAGTTTTGAAATAAATGCTGAAAAACATTCAGAAGCTGAATATTCAGAACCTCAAAAATTTATTTATATTCCGAATAATACCATTCTCAAAGCAGGGATTTTCAATCTGATTTCAGAACAGTTTAAACTTAAAAAACTACATCCGAATACCCATTTGTATACTTCTGAAATTAAAATTGAAGATTTTCCTGGAAGAATTTTAGAAATGGAAGTGATTGATTCAAAACAGATTAAAAAGAAAGAACAGTTTAATTTGATTTCAAAAAATTATCCTTTAAAACCTGAAGAAATCAAGAAGAAATATCAGTTGAAAGATGGCGGAAATCAATATCTTATTTTTACACAATCCAAAAAAGGTAAAATAATATTAAAATCAGTCTAA
- a CDS encoding methylmalonyl-CoA mutase family protein yields MSNSETFSSWKNLVKKQLKTEDIYTILKKENLEGIDVKPFYNSVEKPMVNLPKVEESTHLVATYHESLEDDVFAFLLNENVENLVGKTVFVNNKDLAEHISPQDEDQYFSLIDVFNEQNAEINDQLVKELLAKDFKRNICVDISLHQNAGAAIYQQLGIALAKTKELIEIYGAEIINKLIFRIAVGGNYFFEMAKIRAFKLVFNQLSKEYDLNEIPYIFAETSLRNKSISDNENNLIRSTLELASAMIGGADAVYSTNYLVEKSTENSEEISFKQQIVLAYESIINVFEDASNGSYYIEDITNQIADKSWEFFVEIEEKGGYLELLKQGIIQKNIYDHAVEEQKWVEEGKIKLIGVNLYPKLELKKSIEELYHQNELKAVRWAEMFE; encoded by the coding sequence ATGTCAAATTCAGAAACTTTCTCAAGCTGGAAAAATCTTGTTAAAAAACAACTTAAAACGGAAGATATTTACACGATCCTGAAAAAAGAAAATTTAGAAGGAATTGATGTAAAACCTTTTTATAATTCTGTGGAAAAACCAATGGTAAACCTTCCGAAAGTAGAAGAAAGCACCCATTTGGTAGCAACATACCACGAAAGTCTTGAAGATGATGTTTTTGCATTTTTATTGAATGAAAATGTAGAAAATCTTGTAGGAAAAACTGTTTTTGTTAACAATAAGGATTTGGCAGAGCACATCAGTCCGCAAGATGAAGATCAATATTTCTCTTTGATTGATGTTTTTAATGAACAAAATGCAGAAATTAATGATCAGCTGGTAAAAGAGCTTTTGGCAAAAGATTTTAAAAGAAATATTTGTGTAGATATTTCGCTTCATCAAAATGCCGGAGCTGCAATTTATCAGCAATTGGGGATTGCTTTGGCAAAAACTAAAGAATTGATTGAAATTTACGGAGCAGAAATCATCAATAAGCTGATTTTTAGGATTGCTGTCGGAGGAAACTATTTCTTTGAAATGGCTAAAATCCGTGCTTTTAAATTGGTTTTTAATCAGTTATCTAAAGAATATGATTTAAACGAGATTCCATATATTTTTGCTGAAACCTCACTTAGAAATAAATCAATTTCAGATAATGAAAATAATCTTATTCGCTCGACTTTAGAATTGGCTTCTGCCATGATTGGTGGAGCAGATGCGGTTTACAGTACGAATTATCTGGTTGAAAAAAGCACAGAAAATTCAGAAGAAATTTCTTTTAAACAACAGATTGTCTTGGCTTACGAAAGTATCATCAATGTCTTTGAAGACGCATCCAACGGAAGTTATTACATAGAAGATATTACCAATCAAATCGCTGATAAATCTTGGGAATTCTTTGTTGAAATCGAAGAAAAAGGAGGTTATCTGGAACTTTTAAAACAAGGAATTATCCAGAAAAACATCTACGATCACGCTGTTGAAGAACAAAAATGGGTGGAAGAAGGTAAAATAAAACTGATTGGCGTTAATTTATACCCCAAATTAGAGCTAAAAAAATCTATTGAGGAATTATATCATCAAAATGAATTAAAAGCCGTTCGTTGGGCTGAAATGTTTGAATAA
- a CDS encoding FtsB family cell division protein, whose product MAEKELIKDIKPKSEIFKFFQSYVLNKYILTIFLFLVWMIFFDQTSFLVIHELNGEINKYEEQLDYYKSEYEKNDKFYKKLMNNKSEKEKYARENYFMKKPNEEIFILVVDSANIAKK is encoded by the coding sequence ATGGCAGAAAAAGAACTTATTAAAGATATCAAACCAAAATCTGAAATTTTTAAATTTTTTCAGAGTTATGTTTTAAACAAATATATTCTGACGATTTTCTTGTTTTTGGTGTGGATGATTTTCTTTGATCAAACTTCTTTTTTGGTAATCCATGAGCTCAATGGCGAAATTAATAAGTACGAAGAACAGCTCGATTATTACAAATCGGAATACGAAAAGAATGATAAATTCTACAAAAAACTGATGAATAATAAGTCTGAAAAAGAAAAATACGCCAGAGAAAATTATTTTATGAAAAAGCCTAACGAAGAGATCTTCATCCTCGTTGTAGACAGCGCAAATATTGCTAAAAAATAA
- the udk gene encoding uridine kinase has translation MLVIGIAGGTGSGKTTVVDKIIQQLDIEGMNILSQDNYYNDNHNLTLTEREALNYDHPKSIDFDLLIKHVKALKNNETIEQPLYSFVTHGRTGDHITVEPKNVLVVEGILVLTNKELLKEFDLKVFVHADSDERLIRRIKRDTQERGRDLNEVLHRYQTTLKPMHQEFIEPSKNEADLIIPNMRQNSVAIDFLTTVIKNSLRKH, from the coding sequence ATGCTTGTAATAGGAATTGCCGGAGGTACAGGATCGGGCAAAACTACCGTTGTTGATAAGATTATTCAACAGCTTGATATTGAGGGAATGAATATTCTTTCTCAAGATAATTATTATAATGATAATCACAATCTTACACTTACAGAAAGAGAAGCTTTAAACTATGATCATCCGAAATCCATCGATTTTGATTTATTGATTAAACATGTAAAAGCTTTGAAAAATAACGAAACAATCGAGCAACCTCTTTATAGCTTTGTAACGCACGGAAGAACAGGGGATCATATAACCGTTGAGCCGAAAAATGTTTTGGTAGTTGAAGGAATTCTGGTTTTAACCAATAAGGAATTGCTTAAAGAATTTGATTTAAAAGTATTCGTTCACGCAGATTCAGATGAGAGACTGATCAGGAGGATCAAAAGAGATACACAGGAAAGAGGAAGAGATCTGAACGAGGTTTTACACCGTTATCAGACTACCTTGAAGCCAATGCATCAGGAATTTATTGAGCCTTCAAAAAACGAAGCCGATTTAATTATTCCAAATATGAGACAGAATTCTGTCGCAATTGATTTTTTAACGACCGTTATTAAAAATTCATTAAGAAAACACTAA